A genomic region of Pirellulales bacterium contains the following coding sequences:
- a CDS encoding acetyltransferase, which yields MSSASKSPGTILVIGAGGHAKAVVGAAKISGYDVRAIYDDDESKWGKGILGVPIFGPINRILDAPRIPVIVAIADGTTRKAFVERLPLEWGTLIHTTAVIDPTAEISPGTVAFAGVVVQADAKIGPHVILNANATVSHDCVLEEYVHLAPGVDLASGVHVGAGTFFGIGSVAMSGIRVGCWTTVGAGAAVTADLPDRVVAVGCPARIIKSIENKPLPSGVDYR from the coding sequence ATGAGTTCCGCGTCGAAATCTCCTGGAACGATTCTCGTCATCGGCGCCGGAGGGCACGCCAAGGCCGTGGTCGGAGCGGCCAAGATTTCCGGGTATGACGTTCGCGCGATCTACGACGACGACGAGTCGAAGTGGGGAAAGGGGATCCTGGGAGTTCCCATCTTCGGACCGATCAATCGGATCCTCGATGCGCCGCGAATTCCGGTCATCGTGGCCATTGCCGACGGCACGACGCGCAAGGCGTTCGTCGAGCGTTTGCCGCTGGAATGGGGAACCCTGATTCACACGACGGCCGTCATCGATCCGACCGCGGAAATCAGCCCCGGCACCGTAGCGTTCGCGGGCGTCGTAGTTCAGGCCGACGCGAAGATTGGACCGCATGTGATTCTCAACGCCAATGCCACGGTGTCGCACGATTGCGTGCTGGAAGAGTATGTCCATTTGGCCCCCGGCGTTGATTTGGCAAGCGGCGTCCACGTCGGCGCTGGCACTTTTTTCGGCATCGGTTCGGTGGCGATGTCCGGAATCCGGGTTGGCTGCTGGACCACAGTAGGCGCAGGAGCCGCGGTCACGGCGGACCTGCCGGATCGCGTCGTCGCCGTCGGCTGCCCGGCGCGAATCATCAAGTCGATCGAGAACAAGCCGCTTCCCTCCGGGGTCGATTATCGGTAA
- a CDS encoding SDR family oxidoreductase: MPDRPVLLITGTRKGIGRGLAEHYAAHDYVVVGCSRRDVTGLPENYHHFSLDVTDEPAVKRMFAEIRSRHGRLDALVNNAGIASMNHVLTTPLSTVLDVLHTNVVAPFLFCREAAKLMQRKRFGRIVNFATVATPLRLEGEAIYAASKAAVISLTQILARELADFGITVNAVGPTPIPTDLIASVPKEKMDHLIARQAIRRFGEIRDVINVVDFFLRADSDFITGQTIFLGGV, from the coding sequence ATGCCTGATCGACCGGTGTTACTAATTACGGGCACGCGCAAGGGCATCGGCCGGGGCCTGGCCGAACACTATGCGGCCCACGACTACGTTGTCGTCGGTTGCAGCCGACGCGACGTAACCGGCCTGCCGGAGAATTACCACCATTTTTCCCTGGATGTCACAGACGAACCGGCCGTGAAGCGCATGTTCGCCGAGATCCGCAGCCGGCATGGCCGCCTGGATGCGCTGGTGAACAATGCCGGCATAGCCAGCATGAACCACGTATTGACGACACCGCTCAGCACCGTGCTCGACGTATTGCACACGAACGTAGTGGCGCCGTTCCTGTTCTGCCGGGAAGCGGCCAAGCTCATGCAGCGCAAACGGTTTGGCCGCATCGTGAACTTCGCCACCGTGGCGACGCCGCTGCGACTCGAAGGTGAAGCGATCTACGCCGCCTCGAAGGCCGCGGTGATTTCGTTGACACAAATTCTGGCGCGTGAGCTGGCGGATTTCGGCATCACCGTCAACGCCGTCGGGCCCACGCCCATTCCCACGGATCTGATTGCCTCGGTCCCCAAGGAAAAGATGGACCACTTGATCGCCCGCCAGGCGATCCGCCGTTTCGGCGAGATCCGCGACGTGATTAACGTGGTTGATTTCTTCCTCCGCGCCGACAGCGATTTCATCACGGGTCAAACCATCTTCCTCGGCGGCGTTTAA
- a CDS encoding fatty acid--CoA ligase family protein: protein MSLQFLLDAFATDPAADAIVWREQTYPYSWLLARVEHWRAELRAWQIPAGAVVAIEADFSPNAVALFLALLERGTILVPLTSSLAAQRAELLDTAEVEWIVNIDSHDQATATKRETAAQHEYYQRLRTLGHPGLVLFSSGSTGKSKAAVHDMLGILEKFHVPRHRLRTISFLLYDHIGGINTMLYTLSNHGCLVTVQDRTPDGVLGAVERHRVELLPTSPTFLNMVLMSEAYSRHDTSSLRTVTYGTEPMPESTLQRFHALFPTIQLVQTYGLSEVGILRSKSKSSDSLWVKIGGEGFETRVVDGILEIKARSSMLGYLNAPSPFTADGWFITGDEVEVDGEYLRILGRKSEIINVGGQKVYPAEVEGIIQEIPGVSDAAVYGERNAITGQIVCANVSLRAEEPPAEFVRRLKQHCRQRLELFKVPVKVRVVDDAQHGGRFKKMRPHGQSDTAKAPLTSGERTP, encoded by the coding sequence ATGTCCCTGCAATTCCTGCTCGATGCCTTCGCGACCGATCCGGCGGCGGATGCCATCGTTTGGCGCGAGCAGACTTATCCCTACTCGTGGTTGCTGGCGCGCGTCGAACATTGGCGTGCCGAGCTGCGGGCGTGGCAGATTCCCGCAGGCGCCGTGGTGGCCATCGAAGCCGATTTCTCGCCCAATGCCGTCGCGCTGTTCCTGGCCTTGCTCGAGCGTGGCACGATACTCGTCCCCCTGACGTCGAGCCTGGCCGCCCAGCGCGCCGAATTGCTCGACACGGCCGAGGTGGAATGGATCGTCAATATCGACTCACACGATCAGGCCACTGCGACAAAGCGTGAGACTGCCGCGCAGCACGAGTACTACCAGCGGCTTCGCACCCTGGGGCATCCCGGGCTGGTCCTCTTCTCGTCGGGGTCAACCGGCAAGAGCAAAGCCGCCGTGCATGACATGCTGGGCATCCTCGAAAAATTCCACGTTCCTCGACATCGGTTGCGGACCATTTCGTTCCTGCTGTACGACCACATCGGCGGCATCAACACGATGCTCTACACGCTGTCGAATCACGGCTGCCTGGTCACCGTGCAAGACCGCACGCCGGACGGTGTGCTGGGCGCCGTCGAGCGCCACCGCGTCGAACTGCTGCCGACCTCGCCTACGTTTTTGAACATGGTGCTGATGAGCGAGGCTTATTCTCGCCATGACACCAGTTCGCTCCGTACCGTGACCTACGGCACCGAGCCGATGCCGGAAAGCACGCTGCAACGATTCCACGCGTTATTCCCCACGATCCAGCTCGTACAGACGTACGGCTTGTCGGAGGTGGGAATTCTGCGCTCGAAATCGAAAAGCTCGGACTCGTTGTGGGTCAAAATCGGCGGCGAGGGATTCGAAACGCGCGTCGTCGACGGCATCCTGGAAATTAAAGCCCGCTCCAGCATGCTCGGATATTTGAACGCTCCCAGCCCCTTCACGGCCGACGGTTGGTTCATCACCGGCGACGAAGTGGAAGTCGACGGCGAATACTTGCGGATCCTGGGCCGGAAAAGCGAAATCATCAACGTCGGCGGTCAAAAGGTTTATCCGGCCGAAGTCGAAGGGATCATTCAAGAAATTCCCGGCGTCAGCGACGCGGCCGTCTACGGCGAAAGGAACGCGATTACGGGCCAGATCGTTTGTGCGAATGTGTCGCTGCGTGCCGAGGAGCCGCCGGCCGAATTCGTGCGCCGCCTGAAACAGCACTGCCGCCAGCGGCTGGAGCTGTTCAAGGTTCCGGTCAAAGTTCGCGTTGTCGACGATGCCCAGCACGGCGGCCGGTTTAAGAAGATGCGACCGCACGGTCAAAGCGATACCGCAAAAGCCCCGCTAACATCCGGCGAGAGGACCCCGTAA
- a CDS encoding ketoacyl-ACP synthase III: MASGRLNQVRIAGIASAVPQRVLTLADDAQIFGQTEIERISQNIGVQQRHVVNGNTCTSDLCHAAAERLLAELDWQRDSIDALIFVTQTPDYFMPATACVLQDRLGLSRGCAAFDVNQGCAGYIYGLWIGGHLVRGGCRRLLLLVGDTTSRLVSPRDRTITSLFGDAGTATALEFDADAAAMQFELGVDGAGRSCLMVPGGAFRQPHSAQSSERTERAGGNFRSDEDLFMDGGEVFTLVLREVPRLIQSVLTSAEMTVADIDNFVFHQANRFMLGHLTKRLRLPTDRVAVGLTNYGNTGSASIPLAITTELRETLAQQSRRLLLAGFGAGFAWGATVLHGGPMCLPPLVTVAD, from the coding sequence ATGGCCAGCGGACGCCTCAACCAGGTACGCATCGCGGGCATCGCCAGCGCTGTCCCGCAGCGGGTGCTGACTCTGGCCGACGATGCGCAGATCTTCGGCCAGACTGAGATCGAACGCATCAGCCAAAACATCGGCGTGCAGCAACGTCACGTGGTGAACGGGAACACCTGCACGTCGGACCTATGCCATGCCGCGGCCGAGCGGTTACTCGCCGAACTGGATTGGCAGCGCGATTCGATCGATGCGTTGATCTTCGTGACGCAAACGCCCGACTACTTCATGCCCGCCACGGCCTGCGTGCTGCAAGATCGACTGGGGTTGTCGCGCGGCTGTGCGGCATTCGACGTGAATCAAGGTTGCGCCGGCTACATCTACGGGCTGTGGATTGGTGGGCACCTGGTGCGTGGCGGATGCCGTCGATTGCTGCTGTTGGTCGGTGATACGACCAGCCGGTTGGTTTCGCCGCGCGATCGCACCATCACCAGTTTATTCGGCGACGCGGGAACCGCGACGGCGCTGGAATTCGACGCGGACGCTGCTGCGATGCAATTCGAGTTGGGCGTCGACGGAGCCGGCCGTAGCTGCCTGATGGTGCCGGGCGGCGCGTTTCGTCAACCGCATTCCGCACAAAGTAGCGAGCGCACCGAGCGGGCCGGCGGCAATTTTCGTAGCGACGAAGATCTGTTCATGGACGGCGGTGAAGTTTTCACGTTAGTCCTGCGCGAAGTACCACGACTCATACAATCCGTTCTTACATCAGCCGAAATGACGGTGGCCGACATCGACAATTTCGTCTTTCACCAGGCGAACCGCTTCATGCTCGGCCATTTGACGAAACGTCTGCGGCTTCCGACGGACCGCGTGGCTGTCGGCCTGACGAACTACGGCAACACCGGCTCGGCCTCGATCCCGCTGGCGATCACGACCGAGCTGCGCGAAACCTTAGCGCAGCAGTCGCGCCGGCTGCTGTTGGCGGGCTTCGGTGCGGGTTTTGCCTGGGGAGCGACGGTTCTGCACGGTGGGCCCATGTGCCTGCCCCCTCTGGTCACGGTGGCCGATTAA
- a CDS encoding acyl carrier protein: MAATNNEFVRRLAEALNEDEATVQEATVLADLEGWDSVGQLSVIALIDECFNQRINVDALRKCQRVGDLLQLINGKAQH, translated from the coding sequence ATGGCGGCTACCAACAACGAGTTCGTTCGCCGGTTGGCCGAGGCCTTGAACGAGGACGAGGCCACGGTCCAAGAAGCCACGGTACTGGCCGACCTCGAAGGCTGGGACTCCGTTGGCCAACTATCGGTGATCGCGCTCATCGACGAGTGCTTCAACCAGCGAATCAATGTCGACGCGTTGCGCAAATGCCAGCGAGTCGGCGACCTGCTGCAATTGATCAACGGCAAGGCGCAACATTAA
- a CDS encoding SDR family oxidoreductase codes for MTSNPFQLPGRRVIITGASSGIGRATAVKCAELGATVVCLGRNEERLQETVTSLAGSGHSHRTIDVDDADALTRTIETIAAEGGPLGGIVHSAGVQRVTPLRIAKAEDFLSQYRTNALSAAAILAAVAKRKVADPNGASVVLVGSVMSVLGAAGLAAYCSSKSALTGLVQAGALELATARIRVNAVLPGVVETEMSQKYLAALAEDQVQAIRSKHPLGLGQAEDVALSIVFLLGDAARWITGTCLTVDGGYSAQ; via the coding sequence ATGACCAGCAATCCGTTCCAGTTGCCAGGAAGGCGCGTGATCATCACCGGCGCCTCCTCGGGCATCGGACGCGCCACCGCCGTGAAATGTGCCGAACTTGGCGCGACAGTCGTCTGCCTGGGCCGGAACGAAGAGAGGCTGCAAGAGACCGTCACCTCGCTCGCTGGTTCCGGGCATTCGCATCGCACGATCGACGTCGACGACGCTGACGCTCTGACGCGCACCATTGAAACCATCGCTGCCGAGGGTGGTCCGCTCGGAGGCATCGTTCATTCGGCCGGCGTGCAACGCGTTACGCCGCTGCGGATCGCCAAGGCCGAGGACTTCCTCTCTCAATACCGCACTAACGCTTTGAGTGCTGCGGCGATCCTCGCGGCCGTGGCGAAACGAAAGGTCGCCGATCCGAACGGAGCCTCGGTCGTTCTGGTCGGATCGGTGATGAGTGTCCTGGGTGCGGCCGGGCTCGCTGCGTACTGTTCGTCGAAATCGGCTCTCACGGGTCTGGTGCAGGCCGGGGCCTTGGAACTGGCCACGGCCAGGATTCGGGTCAATGCCGTATTGCCCGGAGTCGTCGAAACCGAAATGTCACAAAAGTACCTGGCAGCGCTGGCCGAGGATCAGGTTCAAGCGATTCGCAGTAAACATCCGCTCGGCCTGGGGCAAGCGGAGGACGTTGCGCTCTCGATCGTGTTTCTGCTGGGAGATGCGGCACGCTGGATTACCGGAACATGCCTGACGGTCGACGGGGGCTACTCGGCCCAGTAA
- a CDS encoding acetyltransferase has translation MKRLFIAGAGGFGREVAAWARDFCEAEKDWQLAGFLDDNPHALGDFPCDLSVVGTVDQQHFGPDDRAFVAICEPRVKMQIVQKLAGRVQFATIIHPTAIVGSHCKIGAGSILCPGTVLTTNVTIGDHVHLNLKVTVGHDSQIGSYSTLNSHADITGAVIIEEAVFMGSHAVVLPRGHVGAFARVGAGSMVLRHVAAGDTVLGVPAHRV, from the coding sequence ATGAAGCGATTGTTCATCGCCGGCGCAGGGGGCTTCGGCCGCGAGGTCGCGGCCTGGGCGCGCGATTTTTGCGAAGCCGAGAAGGACTGGCAACTCGCTGGCTTTTTGGACGACAACCCGCACGCGCTCGGTGATTTTCCCTGCGACCTGAGCGTCGTCGGCACCGTCGACCAGCAGCACTTCGGGCCCGACGACCGGGCCTTCGTCGCGATCTGCGAGCCACGGGTGAAGATGCAGATCGTGCAGAAGCTGGCCGGCCGTGTGCAATTCGCCACGATCATTCATCCCACTGCCATCGTCGGCTCGCATTGCAAGATCGGCGCCGGCTCGATCCTTTGCCCGGGCACCGTGCTGACCACGAACGTCACGATCGGCGACCATGTGCATTTGAACTTGAAGGTCACCGTCGGCCACGACTCGCAGATCGGGTCGTATTCCACGCTCAACAGCCACGCCGACATCACCGGCGCGGTCATTATCGAAGAGGCGGTCTTCATGGGCTCACACGCCGTGGTTCTCCCGCGTGGCCACGTCGGTGCTTTCGCGCGTGTGGGCGCCGGTAGCATGGTGCTGCGGCACGTCGCCGCCGGCGATACCGTCTTGGGCGTGCCGGCACATAGGGTATAG
- the wecB gene encoding UDP-N-acetylglucosamine 2-epimerase (non-hydrolyzing): MRPLRPLLIFGTRPEAIKMAPVVHECLRRPDQIAPIVCLTGQHREMLAQVTDYFGIQADLDLALMQPNQSLAELTARCFQGIDGALARFTPDCVVAQGDTTTVMVASLASFYRRIPFVHVEAGLRTGNLQAPWPEEMNRRVAGIVTAVHCAPTERSAENLRAEHVPDSSIFVTGNTVIDALLWAVERERAGDARWRDKYARLGDSRMVLITGHRRENFGQGFQDICQAIATLATRFADVQFLYPVHLNPNVQEPVRKLLGDKPNVHLTEPAPYPEFVWLMDRSTVILTDSGGVQEEAPSLRKPILVMRDTTERPEALEAGAVELVGTNVTRIVESVSRLLSDPNEYARRQLDNNPYGDGQAARRIVDIMLEQGWNQ; encoded by the coding sequence GTGCGCCCACTCCGCCCTCTCCTGATTTTCGGCACCCGACCCGAAGCCATCAAAATGGCGCCGGTCGTACATGAGTGTCTGCGCCGGCCCGACCAAATTGCGCCGATCGTCTGCCTCACCGGACAGCATCGCGAGATGCTGGCGCAAGTGACCGACTATTTCGGCATCCAAGCCGATCTCGACCTGGCGCTGATGCAACCGAATCAATCGTTGGCCGAGCTAACTGCCCGCTGCTTTCAAGGCATCGACGGGGCGCTCGCCCGCTTTACGCCTGACTGCGTCGTCGCCCAGGGTGACACCACGACCGTGATGGTCGCTTCATTGGCGTCGTTTTATCGCCGCATTCCTTTCGTACACGTTGAAGCTGGCTTGCGCACCGGCAATCTGCAGGCTCCCTGGCCCGAGGAGATGAATCGCCGTGTGGCCGGCATCGTCACCGCGGTGCATTGTGCCCCCACCGAACGATCGGCCGAGAATCTTCGCGCCGAGCACGTTCCCGACAGCAGCATTTTCGTCACGGGCAACACCGTGATCGACGCTCTGCTATGGGCGGTCGAGCGCGAGCGAGCCGGCGACGCCCGCTGGCGCGATAAATATGCTCGCCTGGGGGACAGCCGGATGGTGCTGATCACCGGGCACCGGCGCGAGAATTTCGGCCAGGGTTTCCAGGATATTTGCCAGGCCATCGCCACTCTGGCCACGCGGTTCGCGGACGTGCAGTTCCTTTATCCGGTACATTTGAACCCCAACGTCCAGGAACCGGTCCGCAAGTTGTTGGGGGACAAGCCTAACGTACACTTGACCGAGCCGGCCCCCTACCCCGAGTTCGTGTGGCTGATGGACCGTAGCACGGTCATCCTCACCGACTCGGGCGGCGTGCAAGAGGAAGCTCCGTCGTTGCGCAAGCCCATTCTGGTGATGCGTGATACGACCGAGCGTCCCGAAGCGCTCGAGGCCGGCGCCGTCGAACTCGTCGGCACCAACGTGACGCGAATCGTCGAGTCGGTCAGCCGACTGCTGTCCGATCCCAACGAATATGCTCGACGACAACTCGATAACAATCCGTACGGCGACGGTCAGGCAGCACGCCGCATCGTGGACATCATGCTCGAGCAAGGTTGGAATCAATGA
- the wecC gene encoding UDP-N-acetyl-D-mannosamine dehydrogenase, whose product MSSEGSGLAHSGRMFAPGKSKVCVMGLGYIGLPTASILANKGYHVHGVDVRPDVVDTINRGQIHIEEPDLDILVRSAVNSGQLKAGLEPQPADIFFICVPTPINPDHSPDLSFVEQACHAIRPHVRPGNLIILESTSPPLTTDEIVLRHAVPDGMVPGRDVFIAHCPERVLPGRILLEAVQNDRVVGGITPTCARVTKEFYQTFVNGEIFATSAKTAEVTKLVENAYRDVNIAFANELSILADYLEIDPWELISLANRHPRVNILSPGPGVGGHCISVDPWFLVHTAPQFTPLIRTAREVNDAKPHHVVEHVAKLARQFHAPKIGCLGLTYKADVDDLRESPSLEIVRDLLKLNLGEVLACDPYVSPKRFTEFPLHALSDVVQQSQVLVLLTDHRQFRDIPKKTLQEKVVVDTRGLWR is encoded by the coding sequence ATGAGTTCAGAAGGAAGTGGTCTGGCCCACAGCGGCCGGATGTTCGCCCCGGGTAAGTCCAAGGTCTGCGTCATGGGGCTCGGCTATATCGGCCTTCCCACGGCCAGCATCCTGGCCAACAAGGGGTACCACGTCCACGGCGTTGACGTGCGTCCCGACGTCGTCGATACGATCAATCGTGGCCAGATTCATATCGAGGAACCGGATCTCGACATCCTCGTGCGCTCGGCCGTGAACAGCGGCCAGTTGAAGGCCGGCCTCGAACCGCAGCCGGCCGATATTTTCTTTATCTGCGTTCCCACGCCGATCAATCCGGATCACTCGCCGGACCTCAGCTTCGTCGAGCAAGCCTGCCATGCCATCCGGCCGCACGTCCGGCCTGGCAACCTGATCATCCTCGAATCCACCAGCCCGCCGCTGACCACGGACGAGATCGTGCTGCGTCACGCCGTCCCGGACGGTATGGTGCCGGGCCGTGACGTTTTCATCGCGCATTGTCCCGAGCGCGTGCTGCCGGGGCGTATCTTGCTGGAAGCGGTGCAGAACGACCGCGTCGTGGGCGGCATTACGCCGACGTGCGCCCGGGTAACCAAAGAGTTCTACCAGACGTTCGTCAACGGCGAGATCTTCGCCACCAGCGCCAAGACGGCCGAAGTGACCAAGCTGGTCGAGAACGCCTACCGCGACGTGAACATCGCCTTTGCCAACGAACTTTCGATTCTGGCCGATTACCTCGAAATCGATCCATGGGAATTGATCTCGCTGGCCAATCGTCACCCGCGTGTGAACATCCTCAGCCCCGGGCCAGGCGTTGGCGGTCACTGCATCAGCGTTGACCCCTGGTTCCTCGTACACACGGCGCCGCAATTCACGCCGCTGATCCGCACGGCCCGCGAGGTGAACGATGCCAAGCCGCATCACGTGGTCGAACACGTGGCTAAGCTGGCGCGACAGTTTCACGCGCCGAAGATTGGCTGCCTTGGCCTGACCTACAAAGCGGACGTTGACGACTTGCGGGAGAGCCCGTCGCTCGAGATCGTGCGCGACTTGCTCAAGTTGAACCTGGGTGAAGTGCTGGCCTGCGATCCTTACGTTTCGCCGAAACGATTCACTGAGTTTCCGCTGCATGCCCTGTCGGACGTCGTGCAGCAGAGCCAGGTGCTGGTATTGCTGACGGACCATCGCCAGTTCCGCGACATTCCCAAAAAGACTTTGCAGGAAAAGGTTGTCGTCGATACGCGCGGACTTTGGCGCTAA